In Vibrio gangliei, a single window of DNA contains:
- the cpdA gene encoding 3',5'-cyclic-AMP phosphodiesterase, which yields MEPNLDDVTLVQITDTHLFSDEKGELLGVNTLDSFTAVVNDVLAKSLNYHAVIMTGDVSQDHTDASYARFEHGITPLTKPCFWLPGNHDYQPSMRSVYPSVQIQQHTHVLVGKHWQIILLDSQSEGSPHGVLSKQQLEYLEQTLTQNPERYSLVLLHHHSRLVGSAWLDQHCLHNSDEFWEAIAPHQEVKAVLCGHVHQDFKESYQGVDVYTSPSTCIQFKSQSDGFALDTLAPGWRSLTLKANGEIETQVHRLSGEQFLPDFESQGY from the coding sequence CTGGAACCAAATTTAGATGACGTGACTTTGGTTCAAATTACGGATACTCACCTTTTCTCTGATGAAAAAGGGGAATTGCTTGGAGTAAATACGCTAGATAGCTTTACTGCTGTTGTGAATGACGTTTTGGCGAAATCACTTAATTATCATGCCGTAATTATGACGGGAGACGTTTCTCAAGATCATACTGATGCGTCTTATGCACGTTTTGAGCATGGTATCACCCCGCTTACAAAACCATGCTTCTGGTTACCGGGAAATCACGATTATCAACCTAGTATGCGCAGTGTTTATCCATCCGTACAGATTCAACAACATACGCATGTTTTAGTTGGAAAACACTGGCAAATCATTTTGTTAGATAGTCAATCAGAAGGTAGCCCGCATGGTGTGCTATCAAAGCAACAGTTAGAGTATTTAGAACAAACTTTAACTCAAAACCCAGAACGCTATAGCCTAGTTTTATTGCATCACCATTCACGTTTGGTTGGCAGTGCGTGGCTGGATCAGCATTGCTTGCATAATAGCGATGAATTTTGGGAGGCTATTGCACCACATCAAGAAGTCAAAGCAGTATTGTGTGGTCATGTCCATCAAGATTTCAAAGAGTCCTATCAAGGTGTCGATGTGTATACGAGCCCATCAACGTGCATTCAATTTAAATCTCAATCAGATGGTTTTGCTTTAGATACCCTAGCTCCTGGCTGGCGTAGCCTCACGTTAAAAGCCAATGGGGAAATAGAGACTCAGGTACATCGTTTATCCGGCGAGCAATTCTTACCCGACTTTGAGTCACAAGGTTACTGA
- the hldE gene encoding bifunctional D-glycero-beta-D-manno-heptose-7-phosphate kinase/D-glycero-beta-D-manno-heptose 1-phosphate adenylyltransferase HldE: MKPILPDYAQSGVLIVGDVMLDRYWYGPTGRISPEAPVPVVKIENNEERPGGAANVAMNIAALGGNAKLVGLTGEDEPAQVLNQKLSSLNVDCDFVTVPDMPTITKLRVMSRGQQLIRLDFEDSFEHVDSKPLLERMAKYLPQVKSLILSDYGKGALDDVQTMIQQAKAANVPVFIDPKGADFERYRGATLLTPNLSEFELVVGKTKNEQDLVEKGLALIEKFDFDALLVTRSEHGMTLLRRGQEPFHLPTQAQEVFDVTGAGDTVISVLAASVAAGKDLKEACALANAAAGVVVGKLGTSTLSTIELAEAIHGSKDTNYGVISESALIEAVKRARARGEKVVMTNGCFDILHAGHVSYLNHAAELGDKLIVAVNTDASVKRLKGPGRPVNPTDRRMAVLAGLGAVDWVVPFSEDTPQRLISEVLPSVLVKGGDYKPEEIAGGAEVIAAGGEVKVLNFEEGCSTSEIINAIKGGKG, translated from the coding sequence ATGAAACCTATTTTGCCTGATTACGCTCAGTCTGGCGTATTGATTGTTGGCGATGTCATGCTTGATCGCTATTGGTACGGCCCAACAGGGCGTATTTCACCAGAAGCCCCTGTGCCAGTAGTTAAAATTGAAAATAACGAAGAACGTCCTGGCGGTGCTGCAAACGTGGCGATGAACATTGCTGCGTTAGGTGGAAATGCAAAGTTGGTAGGTTTAACCGGTGAAGATGAGCCTGCGCAAGTGTTGAATCAAAAGCTCTCTTCTTTGAATGTTGACTGTGATTTTGTCACGGTTCCTGATATGCCAACCATTACTAAGTTGCGTGTCATGAGCCGTGGTCAGCAATTGATTCGTTTGGATTTTGAAGACAGCTTTGAGCATGTTGATTCCAAACCACTGCTTGAGCGTATGGCGAAATACTTGCCACAGGTGAAATCGCTGATTTTATCGGATTACGGTAAAGGTGCATTAGACGATGTGCAGACTATGATCCAGCAAGCGAAAGCTGCCAATGTTCCTGTGTTTATTGATCCTAAAGGTGCCGATTTTGAGCGTTATCGCGGCGCAACATTACTGACTCCAAACTTATCTGAGTTTGAATTGGTGGTGGGGAAAACCAAGAATGAACAAGATCTGGTTGAGAAAGGGTTGGCATTGATCGAAAAGTTCGATTTTGATGCTTTGCTAGTGACTCGAAGCGAACACGGTATGACATTGCTGCGTCGTGGCCAGGAACCATTCCACTTACCTACGCAGGCACAAGAAGTATTTGATGTGACCGGTGCGGGTGATACCGTCATTTCCGTATTGGCAGCCTCTGTTGCTGCTGGTAAGGATTTAAAAGAAGCGTGTGCGCTTGCCAATGCGGCAGCCGGTGTTGTGGTTGGCAAACTGGGTACGTCAACGCTATCGACTATCGAGCTAGCAGAAGCCATTCATGGCAGTAAAGATACTAACTATGGTGTGATCAGTGAATCCGCCTTAATTGAAGCGGTAAAACGAGCTCGTGCCCGTGGTGAGAAAGTGGTGATGACCAATGGTTGTTTTGACATTTTGCACGCAGGTCATGTGTCCTACCTTAACCACGCCGCTGAATTAGGCGATAAACTCATTGTTGCTGTGAATACCGATGCGTCGGTAAAACGTTTGAAAGGCCCTGGTCGCCCTGTTAACCCAACTGATCGTCGTATGGCGGTATTAGCCGGCTTAGGGGCGGTAGATTGGGTGGTGCCGTTTAGCGAAGACACGCCACAGCGCTTAATTTCAGAAGTTTTGCCTAGCGTATTGGTAAAAGGTGGTGACTATAAGCCGGAAGAGATCGCTGGTGGCGCTGAAGTGATCGCAGCGGGTGGTGAAGTCAAAGTGCTGAACTTTGAAGAAGGCTGCTCAACGTCTGAAATCATTAATGCCATCAAAGGCGGAAAGGGTTAA
- the parC gene encoding DNA topoisomerase IV subunit A has product MSSEMTFDGVEQLALRKFTEDAYLNYSMYVIMDRALPYVGDGLKPVQRRIIYAMSELGLSAAAKYKKSARTVGDVLGKYHPHGDSACYEAMVLMAQPFSYRYPLVDGQGNWGAPDDPKSFAAMRYTEAKLSKFAEILLGELGQGTVEWTPNFDGTMKEPKMLPARLPHILLNGITGIAVGMATDIPPHNVREIANAAVHLIDNPKAELPEVMEHVKGPDYPTEAEIISPASDIEKIYRNGRGSIKMRAVWHKESSDIVITALPHQVSGAKLLEQIANQMRAKKLPMVDDLRDESDHENPTRIVIVPRSNRVDCDQLMNHLFASTDLEKNYRVNLNMIGLDNRPEVKGLIKILLEWIEFRKTTVRRRLQYRLDKVLDRLHILEGLLVAYLNLDEVIEIIRTEDEPKDVLMARFAITEIQANAILDTRLRNLAKLEEMKLRGEQDELEKERQKLEQLLGSERRLNTLIKKEIQADAEKYGDDRRSPLVERAEAKALTERDLIPSEPITVVLSEKGWIRHAKGHDVDASSLNYKSGDGYLAHAHGKSNQQAVFLGSDGRSYSLESHSLPSARSQGEPITGRLGISEGSQIRQVVMGEEDQLWLIASDAGYGFVCKGADLLSKNRSGKALLNLPENSEVLPPSPISDLEKDEILVITNDGRMLLFPIKDLPQLSKGKGNKIINIPSAKAKAREEVVSQLMAIPYGVNITLYAGKRKLGLKPIDLDNFRGERGRRGGKLPRGLQRVTRIEVEANNSVSSEEE; this is encoded by the coding sequence ATGAGTTCTGAAATGACATTTGATGGTGTTGAACAGTTAGCACTACGCAAGTTTACAGAAGATGCGTACCTTAACTATTCAATGTACGTAATCATGGACCGCGCCTTACCTTATGTAGGGGACGGTCTCAAGCCGGTTCAGCGCCGTATTATTTATGCGATGTCTGAATTGGGCTTATCGGCAGCAGCAAAATATAAGAAATCTGCTCGTACGGTGGGTGACGTATTAGGTAAATATCACCCACACGGTGACTCTGCCTGTTATGAAGCTATGGTATTGATGGCGCAGCCGTTTTCTTATCGCTACCCGCTGGTGGATGGTCAAGGAAACTGGGGGGCGCCCGATGATCCAAAATCGTTCGCAGCGATGCGTTATACCGAAGCGAAGTTATCAAAGTTTGCTGAAATTCTTTTAGGGGAGCTTGGTCAAGGTACGGTGGAATGGACACCAAACTTTGATGGCACCATGAAAGAGCCAAAAATGTTACCGGCTCGCCTGCCACATATTTTGCTAAATGGCATTACAGGTATCGCGGTGGGTATGGCGACGGATATTCCGCCACATAACGTACGTGAAATTGCTAATGCCGCAGTGCATTTGATTGATAATCCAAAAGCTGAATTGCCGGAAGTGATGGAGCACGTTAAAGGCCCTGATTATCCAACTGAAGCGGAAATCATTTCACCTGCCTCAGATATTGAAAAGATCTATCGCAATGGCCGCGGCAGCATTAAGATGCGTGCGGTATGGCATAAAGAGAGCTCAGATATTGTCATCACAGCGCTGCCACACCAAGTCTCTGGTGCTAAGCTGCTTGAGCAAATCGCCAACCAAATGCGCGCTAAAAAGCTGCCAATGGTCGATGATTTACGCGATGAATCGGATCATGAAAACCCAACTCGAATTGTGATCGTCCCTCGCTCCAATCGTGTTGATTGCGATCAATTGATGAATCACTTATTCGCCTCAACGGATCTTGAGAAAAACTATCGTGTTAACTTAAACATGATTGGTTTAGACAACCGCCCTGAGGTGAAAGGCTTAATCAAGATTTTGCTTGAGTGGATTGAATTCCGCAAGACTACGGTACGCCGCCGTTTGCAATATCGTTTAGATAAGGTATTGGACCGCTTACACATCTTAGAAGGTTTGCTGGTTGCTTACCTCAACCTTGATGAAGTGATTGAAATCATCCGTACCGAAGATGAGCCCAAAGACGTGTTGATGGCTCGTTTCGCTATTACCGAGATCCAAGCGAATGCCATCTTAGACACACGCTTACGTAACTTAGCTAAGCTCGAAGAAATGAAACTTCGCGGTGAGCAAGATGAGTTAGAAAAAGAGCGTCAAAAATTAGAGCAATTGCTTGGTTCTGAGCGCCGTTTGAATACGCTGATCAAGAAAGAGATCCAAGCCGATGCTGAAAAATATGGTGATGATCGCCGTTCTCCATTGGTCGAACGCGCAGAAGCGAAAGCCTTAACTGAACGTGATTTAATTCCAAGCGAGCCAATTACGGTGGTCTTGTCAGAGAAAGGTTGGATCCGCCATGCGAAAGGGCATGATGTGGATGCAAGCTCGCTCAATTATAAATCCGGTGATGGCTACTTAGCCCATGCGCATGGTAAGAGTAATCAGCAAGCGGTATTCCTTGGTTCTGATGGACGCAGTTATTCGCTTGAATCTCACTCGTTGCCATCGGCACGTAGCCAAGGTGAGCCGATTACCGGGCGCTTAGGTATCTCAGAAGGTAGCCAAATTCGCCAAGTGGTGATGGGTGAAGAAGACCAATTATGGTTGATTGCTTCTGATGCCGGCTATGGTTTCGTGTGTAAAGGCGCGGATCTGTTGTCGAAAAACCGCAGTGGTAAAGCGTTGCTGAATTTGCCTGAAAACTCAGAAGTGCTACCGCCAAGCCCAATTTCAGATTTAGAAAAAGATGAAATTTTGGTGATCACTAATGATGGCCGTATGCTGCTATTCCCAATTAAAGATCTGCCTCAGCTTAGCAAGGGCAAAGGGAATAAGATCATCAATATCCCATCGGCTAAAGCGAAAGCGCGTGAGGAAGTGGTATCACAACTGATGGCCATTCCGTATGGCGTGAATATCACCTTGTATGCGGGTAAACGTAAACTAGGGTTGAAGCCGATTGATTTGGACAACTTCCGTGGTGAGCGTGGTCGTCGTGGTGGCAAACTGCCACGAGGCTTACAACGCGTGACTCGCATTGAAGTGGAAGCCAACAACTCTGTAAGTAGCGAAGAAGAGTAA
- the tolC gene encoding outer membrane channel protein TolC, which produces MKKLLPLIVSLSLGGIHLAHADDLAEIYNQAKENDPQLLRSKADRDAAFEAIESSRGDLLPQINLTAGYNINRNIRTRNNDPVVSNGANSYEQNVFTTGVDFSQELYRRDSWVNLDIAEQNARQQDSAYAAAQQEMILRVSQAYFDVLQAQDNLTFIQAEKKAVGRQLEQTKQRFEVGLSAITDVHDAQAQYDSVLADEILAKNDVTNSFEALRAITGQQNKDLSILDTKRFSANVPQTSQNALVDEAEQKNLDLLTARIAQDIAKSNISLAESGYSPSVTLDGGYQYSDIDEHNDHSGVKNYTSNDYNIGVNLVIPIYQGGSTTADVKTAQYQYVSASQQLEATYRGVVQNVRAYYNNINASIGSIRAYEQSVVSAKSALEATEAGYEVGTRTIVDVLDATRRLYDANRQLSDARYSYVISVLQLKQAVGTLSEQDILDINAGLKRPS; this is translated from the coding sequence ATGAAAAAACTGCTTCCTCTTATCGTTAGCCTTTCTCTCGGTGGTATCCACCTTGCACACGCTGATGATTTGGCAGAGATTTACAATCAAGCAAAAGAAAACGATCCACAATTATTGCGCTCAAAAGCCGATCGTGATGCCGCTTTTGAAGCCATCGAATCAAGCCGCGGTGATCTTCTTCCTCAAATCAACTTGACCGCAGGTTACAACATTAACCGAAATATCCGCACACGAAATAATGATCCTGTAGTCAGTAATGGTGCTAATTCTTATGAGCAAAATGTCTTTACAACTGGTGTTGATTTTTCTCAAGAATTATACCGTCGTGACAGCTGGGTAAACTTAGATATTGCTGAGCAAAATGCACGTCAACAAGATTCAGCCTATGCCGCAGCACAACAAGAAATGATTTTACGTGTTTCTCAAGCGTACTTTGACGTACTGCAGGCGCAAGATAACTTAACCTTTATCCAAGCTGAGAAAAAAGCGGTTGGTCGTCAATTAGAGCAAACCAAGCAGCGTTTTGAAGTCGGTCTATCGGCGATTACTGACGTACACGACGCACAAGCGCAATACGACAGTGTACTAGCCGATGAAATCTTAGCTAAGAATGATGTGACTAACAGCTTTGAAGCGTTACGTGCGATCACCGGTCAGCAAAACAAAGACCTGAGCATTTTAGACACCAAACGTTTTTCTGCCAACGTGCCTCAAACTAGCCAAAATGCGTTAGTGGATGAAGCGGAACAGAAAAACTTAGATCTATTAACTGCTCGCATTGCGCAAGATATCGCGAAAAGCAATATCTCATTAGCAGAATCAGGTTATAGCCCTTCTGTAACCTTAGATGGTGGTTACCAGTACTCAGACATTGATGAGCACAACGATCACTCTGGTGTAAAGAACTACACCAGCAACGATTACAATATCGGTGTGAACTTGGTGATCCCAATTTACCAAGGTGGCTCAACGACAGCTGATGTGAAAACGGCACAATACCAATACGTATCAGCTAGCCAACAGCTAGAAGCCACTTACCGTGGTGTGGTACAGAATGTTCGCGCTTACTACAACAACATCAATGCTTCTATCGGCTCTATCCGTGCTTATGAGCAATCGGTGGTGTCTGCAAAATCAGCATTAGAAGCGACCGAAGCGGGTTATGAAGTAGGTACACGTACCATTGTTGACGTACTCGATGCTACTCGTCGTTTATACGATGCCAACCGTCAACTTTCTGATGCTCGTTACAGCTACGTGATCAGCGTACTTCAGCTAAAACAAGCAGTAGGTACACTAAGCGAGCAAGATATTCTTGATATCAACGCTGGCTTAAAACGCCCATCTTAA
- the yqiA gene encoding esterase YqiA — protein sequence MLLYLHGFNSSPGSHKANLIREYCQQNRPDIRLEIPQLPHFPKRAADYLDAFVSSHIRDYNIGLVGSSLGGYLSTWLNDKYGCRAVVVNPAVRPYELLSDFLGQQTNPYTLQSYVLEDKHISELKALEVASLRCANDFWLLQQQGDEVLDYRQAVEKYQHSQSTIEEGGDHSFIGFERYPEKIVEFLQL from the coding sequence ATGCTGCTTTATCTTCACGGGTTTAACAGTTCACCTGGCTCCCATAAAGCGAATCTGATCCGTGAGTATTGCCAACAGAATCGGCCTGATATTCGCTTAGAAATCCCTCAACTTCCTCACTTTCCTAAGCGCGCAGCGGACTATCTCGATGCATTCGTGAGTAGCCATATTCGTGATTACAATATTGGGCTCGTTGGCAGTTCCCTCGGTGGTTATTTATCCACTTGGTTAAATGATAAATATGGCTGCCGAGCGGTAGTGGTTAATCCTGCTGTACGGCCTTATGAATTATTGTCTGATTTTCTAGGTCAACAGACTAACCCATATACTTTGCAAAGCTACGTGTTGGAAGATAAGCACATCTCCGAGTTAAAAGCCTTGGAAGTGGCGTCATTGCGTTGTGCGAATGATTTTTGGTTACTACAGCAGCAAGGCGATGAAGTGCTTGATTATCGTCAGGCGGTCGAAAAGTATCAACATAGCCAATCAACGATAGAAGAAGGCGGGGATCATAGCTTTATTGGCTTTGAACGCTATCCTGAGAAGATTGTCGAATTTTTGCAATTGTAG
- a CDS encoding DMT family transporter, producing the protein MTWILFTFMAAFMQSWRNAFQSQLAAEVKTLAVTLSRFLWASPIAAIYLIILYQLEPVALPQFNYRFVSFVCAAALMQILATALMVQLFKLNNYAVGAGLAKSEALAAAILGMLFFGTQLSLLGWTGVFIGGVGVFLLSTTSGMKNISFSTVILGLCCGSAFALTSLWIREASLSLDLPFPYNAAWVLWLVITVQTLILVGYIFVTDKQSLVDLWQRPKLTFLASATSCLGSIGWFSAMSLETVPYVKTLGQVEIFFTMLISVLWLKQKVKIKDGLGLILVAIAAILVMWT; encoded by the coding sequence ATGACATGGATTTTATTTACTTTTATGGCTGCGTTCATGCAGTCATGGCGCAATGCATTTCAAAGCCAATTAGCCGCTGAAGTCAAAACCCTAGCTGTCACTTTATCGCGTTTTTTATGGGCGAGCCCAATTGCGGCTATCTACCTCATCATCCTCTATCAACTTGAGCCCGTTGCACTGCCACAATTTAATTACCGCTTTGTTTCATTTGTGTGTGCCGCCGCTTTAATGCAAATTTTAGCGACTGCACTGATGGTGCAATTATTTAAACTCAATAACTATGCTGTCGGTGCTGGGCTTGCTAAAAGTGAAGCATTAGCTGCCGCCATTTTAGGCATGCTGTTCTTTGGAACCCAATTATCACTATTGGGTTGGACGGGCGTATTTATTGGCGGCGTGGGGGTTTTCCTGCTTAGCACGACCTCTGGAATGAAGAACATCTCGTTTTCAACTGTGATTTTGGGGCTGTGTTGCGGCTCGGCGTTCGCGCTCACTTCTTTATGGATTCGTGAAGCCAGTTTATCACTCGATCTCCCCTTTCCTTACAACGCTGCCTGGGTATTATGGCTTGTTATCACGGTACAAACTCTGATCTTAGTTGGCTATATATTCGTCACCGATAAGCAAAGCCTAGTCGATTTATGGCAACGACCTAAGCTGACCTTCTTAGCCAGTGCCACTAGCTGTTTAGGCTCTATCGGCTGGTTCAGCGCCATGTCATTAGAAACCGTGCCTTATGTGAAAACCTTAGGCCAAGTTGAGATCTTCTTTACTATGCTGATTTCAGTTTTATGGCTTAAACAGAAAGTCAAAATTAAAGATGGGTTAGGGTTAATTCTCGTCGCCATCGCGGCTATTTTGGTGATGTGGACATAA
- the nudF gene encoding ADP-ribose diphosphatase, with the protein MHFKPFKHLFQPQDVVIEKKESVFNGFFKVMKYTFKHRLFNGGWSESVTREMFERGQASALLAYDPTRDEVVLIEQIRVGALEHHSPWQLEIIAGMNDKDESLEDIVRREAMEEAGIEVAEIEHISHYYPSSGGCSETLDVFIGRVDASQAQGVHGLDSENEDIKVHVMAREQAYQLVESGVIENGATIIALQWLQIHHQALMQRWL; encoded by the coding sequence ATGCACTTTAAACCATTTAAACACCTTTTTCAGCCTCAAGATGTGGTGATTGAAAAGAAAGAAAGTGTCTTTAACGGCTTTTTTAAAGTGATGAAATATACTTTTAAACATCGCTTATTTAATGGCGGATGGAGTGAATCCGTCACTCGTGAGATGTTTGAACGAGGTCAAGCCTCAGCACTTTTAGCTTATGATCCGACTCGAGATGAAGTGGTTTTGATTGAACAAATCCGAGTTGGTGCCCTTGAACATCATTCTCCTTGGCAGTTAGAAATCATAGCTGGCATGAATGATAAAGACGAATCATTAGAAGATATTGTTCGTCGAGAAGCCATGGAAGAAGCGGGCATTGAAGTGGCAGAAATTGAACATATTAGCCATTATTACCCTTCATCTGGAGGGTGCTCTGAAACGCTTGATGTGTTTATTGGGCGGGTGGACGCCAGTCAGGCTCAGGGTGTACATGGTTTAGACTCTGAAAATGAAGACATCAAAGTACATGTTATGGCACGCGAACAGGCCTATCAACTGGTTGAATCTGGTGTTATTGAAAATGGTGCGACAATTATCGCATTGCAATGGCTACAAATTCATCATCAAGCACTGATGCAACGTTGGCTATGA
- the parE gene encoding DNA topoisomerase IV subunit B — translation MTEQYNAGAIEVLNGLEPVRRRPGMYTDTVRPNHLAQEVIDNSVDEALAGHASKVQVTLHADQSIEVTDDGRGMPVDIHPEEKISGVELIFCKLHAGGKFSNKNYQFSGGLHGVGISVVNALSKRVEVQIKRDGQVYEIAFENGNKVKELEVTGTCGRRNTGTSVHFWPDTSYFDSGNFSVSRLVNNLRAKAVLCPGLEVEFIDKVNDKTHNWRYEDGLKDYLAEGVKGFPVLPEEPFTGEFTAQTEAASWAIIWLPEGGDLITESYVNLIPTAQGGTHVNGLRQGLLDAMREFCEFRNLLPRGVKLTGDDIFDRCAYVLSIKMQDPQFAGQTKERLSSRQSAAFVSGVVKDAFSLWLNEKPQIAELLAESCIANAHRRMRASKKVVRKKVASGPALPGKLTDCSVQDLNRTELFLVEGDSAGGSAKQARDREFQAIMPLRGKILNTWEVSSDQVLASDEVHNISVALGIDPDSNNLEGLRYGKICILADADSDGLHIATLLCALFMRHFEALVRAGHVYVAMPPLFRIDCGKEVFYALDEAEKEGILERLSNKKAKINVQRFKGLGEMNPLQLRETTMDPNTRRLVQLTIDDSEQTMEMMDMLLGKKRAEDRRNWLQAYGDQADVEL, via the coding sequence ATGACTGAACAATATAACGCTGGAGCGATTGAGGTTCTTAACGGTCTTGAACCGGTTCGTCGTCGTCCAGGAATGTATACCGACACTGTGCGTCCTAACCATTTGGCGCAAGAAGTAATTGATAACAGTGTCGATGAAGCTTTAGCCGGTCATGCTTCAAAAGTGCAAGTCACTTTGCATGCCGATCAATCGATTGAAGTCACCGATGATGGCCGTGGTATGCCAGTTGATATTCACCCAGAAGAAAAAATCTCTGGCGTAGAATTGATTTTCTGTAAACTGCATGCGGGCGGTAAATTCTCGAATAAAAACTACCAATTCTCTGGTGGTTTGCACGGGGTGGGTATCTCGGTTGTGAACGCGTTATCAAAACGTGTGGAAGTACAGATCAAGCGTGATGGCCAAGTGTATGAAATTGCTTTTGAAAACGGCAATAAAGTTAAAGAATTAGAAGTGACTGGTACTTGTGGTCGCCGGAATACAGGAACCAGTGTTCATTTCTGGCCAGATACCTCTTATTTTGATTCAGGCAACTTTTCTGTTAGCCGCTTAGTGAATAATTTACGCGCCAAAGCGGTCTTGTGCCCGGGGCTTGAAGTTGAGTTCATCGATAAAGTGAACGATAAAACTCATAATTGGCGCTACGAAGATGGCTTGAAAGATTACCTTGCTGAAGGCGTGAAAGGTTTTCCTGTTCTTCCTGAAGAACCATTTACCGGTGAGTTTACCGCACAAACTGAAGCGGCAAGCTGGGCGATTATCTGGTTGCCGGAAGGTGGCGATCTTATTACCGAAAGCTACGTCAACCTGATCCCAACCGCACAAGGCGGTACGCATGTGAACGGCTTACGCCAAGGCTTGCTTGATGCGATGCGTGAGTTTTGTGAATTCCGTAATTTATTGCCGCGTGGTGTGAAGCTTACCGGTGATGATATTTTTGACCGTTGTGCGTACGTGTTATCGATCAAAATGCAAGATCCACAGTTTGCTGGTCAAACCAAAGAGCGCTTATCGTCTCGTCAATCTGCGGCCTTTGTTTCTGGTGTAGTCAAAGATGCCTTTAGTTTATGGCTCAATGAAAAACCACAAATCGCAGAACTGCTTGCCGAATCTTGTATTGCTAATGCCCATCGTCGTATGCGTGCCAGCAAGAAAGTCGTGCGTAAAAAAGTGGCTTCAGGGCCTGCACTACCAGGTAAATTGACCGACTGCTCGGTGCAAGATTTGAATCGCACTGAATTGTTCTTAGTGGAAGGGGACTCGGCGGGCGGCTCAGCTAAGCAAGCTCGTGATCGTGAATTTCAAGCAATTATGCCGCTGCGCGGTAAAATCTTGAATACTTGGGAAGTGTCGTCTGATCAAGTATTGGCGTCTGATGAAGTGCATAACATTTCGGTTGCGCTCGGTATCGATCCTGATTCCAATAACCTAGAAGGTTTGCGCTACGGTAAAATTTGTATTCTTGCCGATGCGGACTCCGATGGTCTTCATATTGCCACACTTTTATGTGCGTTGTTTATGCGTCACTTTGAAGCCTTAGTACGAGCGGGACATGTGTATGTGGCGATGCCTCCATTGTTCCGTATCGACTGTGGTAAAGAAGTATTTTACGCTCTGGATGAAGCTGAGAAAGAAGGTATTTTAGAACGTTTAAGCAATAAAAAAGCCAAGATCAACGTACAGCGATTTAAAGGCTTGGGTGAGATGAACCCACTGCAATTACGTGAAACCACTATGGATCCTAACACTCGTCGTTTAGTGCAACTAACCATAGATGACAGTGAGCAAACCATGGAAATGATGGATATGTTGCTCGGGAAAAAACGCGCAGAAGATCGTCGTAATTGGCTACAAGCCTACGGCGACCAAGCGGACGTTGAGTTATAA
- a CDS encoding DUF1249 family protein, with the protein MANTYHVDLAGLMRVYETNYAKMNSLLPVEPEVGETRSYQVSKMAYQLEVKEITRYTTLVDVCQCDEQPVFPLPRMQVRLYHDARVAEVCASEQISRVEARYDYPNKRMMQKDEKFQVNQFLGEWLSFCLRHGISRAPIY; encoded by the coding sequence ATGGCTAATACTTATCATGTTGATCTTGCAGGCTTGATGCGCGTCTACGAGACCAATTATGCCAAAATGAATTCACTGCTGCCGGTTGAGCCAGAGGTCGGGGAAACCCGTTCTTATCAAGTCTCTAAAATGGCCTATCAATTAGAAGTGAAAGAAATTACCCGTTACACCACATTAGTGGATGTGTGCCAATGTGATGAGCAACCGGTTTTTCCATTGCCACGTATGCAAGTTCGCTTATATCACGATGCTCGAGTTGCGGAAGTGTGTGCCAGCGAGCAGATTTCGCGGGTAGAAGCGCGGTATGATTACCCGAATAAAAGAATGATGCAAAAAGACGAAAAATTTCAGGTAAACCAATTTCTTGGAGAATGGCTGAGTTTTTGTTTACGACATGGGATCAGTCGAGCCCCGATTTATTAA